The Deinococcus aestuarii genome includes the window TCGCCCCGTCATGCGCCTGGTGGGCGTCTGCACGTTCGTGGCGGTCACCGCGCACGCCGTTCTGGCCCTTCCGGCCAAACCGTGGCGGCTCACCCCGGAAGAGGTGGGGCCGTGGGCGCTCTCGCTCGCCGGCTTTCTCCTGGTGCTGGTGTGGGCCACCAGCCGCCGGGTGGACCGCCGGGGCTCCCCTTGGTCGCTGGGGCTGATCGTGGCCCAGACGGGCCTGGCCCTGACCGCGAATCACATCTTCAACGGCAACAGCCTGCTGTCGGGGCTGCTGCTGGTGGTAGCGGCGCAGGTGGGGCTGAGGTTGGCGCTGCCCCTTGCGCTCGGGTGGGTGACGGTTCAGACCCTTGGGCTGGGCGCTGTGCTGCTCTACCACTGGCCGCCCCTCGACGCCTGGCCCTACACGACGGGGTACCTGTGCTTCCAACTGTTCGCCGTGGGCAGCGCGCAACTCGCCGTGCGGGAGGTCCGCGCGCGCCAGCGCCTCGCGCAGGTGGTCGCGGAGCTGCGCGAGACCCGGACCCTTCTGAACGAGGCCAGCCGCAACGCCGAGCGGCTGCATATCGCGCGCGAACTCCACGACCTGCTCGGTCACCACCTCACGGCCCTGAACATGAATCTGGAGGTCACGGCGCACCTCGTGCCCGATCCGGCGGCCCGGCTGCACCTGGGGCGCGCCCAGACGGTGGCCCGGCAACTCCTCGGGGACGTGCGCGAGGCCGTGAGTTCGCTGCGCGGCACGGCCCAGGGCGACTTCCAGGGCGAGGTTGCGCGGCTCGCCCGCACCACCCCGGCCCTTGCGGTTCACCTTCAATTCTCGGACGACTTCAGCGCCCCCGGACCTCTTCAGGCCCATGTGCTGCTCCGCTGCGTGCAGGAGGTGCTCACCAACACGGTGCGGCACGCCCACGCCAGGCAGGTCTGGCTGACTTTCACCCGCACCCCGGACCACCTGGACTTCCAGGCCAGCGATGACGGCCGTGGCACGCGGCACCTGCACAGCGGCTGCGGTCTGAGCGGAATGCGCGAGCGACTTGAAAGTGTGGGGGGTGCCCTGCGGGTGGAGGGCCGTCCGGGACAGGGGCTGGCGCTTTTCGTGTCTGTGCCGCTGACCCTGCCGGTGAGCGGGGGTGCCCGGTGATTCGCGTCTGCATCGTGGAGGACCAGATGCTCGTCCGCCAGGGCCTGCACAGCATGCTCAGCCTCGCCGGGGACATGGTGGTGGTGGCCGAGGCCGAGCACGGCGAACAGGCCCTCCACGTCATCCCACAGGTCCAGCCCGACGTGGTGCTGCTGGACTACCGGATGCCGCGGCTGGACGGCCTGGGCGTGCTGCGCGCCCTAGGTGAGGCAGGGCACCTGCCGCCCACCCTGATTCTGACGACCTTCGACGACGACGAGCTGGTCTTCGCGGGCGTGCAGGCGGGCGCACGCGGCTACCTGCTCAAGGACGTGCCCCTGACCGAGTTGCTCCAGGCGATCCGCGCCGTCGCGGGCGGCGGGCGATGGTTGCAACCGGCCCTCACCGAGCGCATCCGCCGGGGACTGGAGGCGGCCACCCCGCCGAGTGAGCCCGGCTCCGAACACCGGGTCGCCCTGACCTGCCGTGAACACGAGGTGCTGCGCCTGATCGCGGGCGGCTTCAACAACCGTGAGATCGGAGGCCTGCTGTGCACGACCGAGGGCACCATCAAGAGCTACGTCTCGAACATCCTCTCCAAACTCGGTGTGCGTGACCGCACCCGCGCCGTGCTGCGCGCCGTGGACCTCGACCTGCTCTAGACCTCTGAAGGAGCCGTCCGGGACCGGCGTTCAACCGCCGGCGGCGCACCAGAAACGCGTGTCCGGCTTCCGGCGAATGTTCCAAACGCTGAGGCAAACGAGGCGCGGGATGTCAGCTTTTCCCCCAACGCCCGGAGATCAGGTCCAGGGTTCCTCCAGGCTGCCCCATCGAGACCGGTTTCCTTTCTGTGGTCCGCCCTCCTGCTCAGGGACGGCGAGCGGGGCGAAGGGGAGTCGCCCTTCGCCCCGCTGGTACGCGCCCGTCAAGCGGTAGGCGGAAGCTTCGTCGGTCCAGTCAGGCTTGCGGCGGAGGGCTCAGTAGAACGAATCCTTACCGCCCCAGCGCACGGCGAGCCAGAAGGCTTGCGCGTCCGCGTAGCAGCCAGGCCGGAGGAAGATGTTGCGGCGGCTACAGATGGCCCGCATATGCTGTTTGAACTGCCCGTCCACCCACTCGCGGTGGTTCTCGTTCATCAGATTGGGGTAGGAGCGGGCGTTGCGGTAGCCGAAGTCGTGCTGGACACAGGCCGGGTGAAAGACGATCATCTTGCGGAACTTCTCGGGCAGATGGGGAACGCTGCACCCGTCGTTACTCCAGTTGAAGCGCGGGTAGGTGCGCTTGTAGGAAGACAGGTTGCCGGTGAACTTGTCGTCGGCGGCCAGGCGCGTATAGGTCGCCTGGCTGTAGACGGCCAGCGCCGAGAACGCGCCCTCCACCGGCTCGGCGAGGGGGTTGGCGAGGTCCTGCTCGATTTGGGAGATCAGCAGGGGCAGGTCGACCGCCTTGCCCTCGCTGTCCACGGGGTTGGGCACCTCACCCCGCTGGACCTGTTCTTGCAACTGCTTGAAGGCCGCCAGGTCACTTCGCACCACGTCGGTCGCCTGCACCGGGGTCTGTGCCAGGCTGTCCGGCAGCGTCGCCTGGTTGCAGGAGGCGAGCACGAGACTTCCCAGCAGCACCCCGAACATCCTCTTCTGAAGCATGGCTCTCTCCTTGACCCGCGTAAACGTGGCCCCGCGAGGAACGGACCCTAAAACGAGCGAACGACCGGGAGGCGACGCGAGCAGCCAGGAGGGAGATGCAGGTCCCACGAGGCGCACTGCTGTCACCCGTTCTGCGTTTGGGAGAGCGGCGCGCTGATCTCGCCTGACTGGGAGGAGCTTAAGAAATCAGCCGGCTGCCGGGTACTGCTGAAAGTTAGCTCCGGCGACGAGGAGGCCTTCATGAACTCCCGGCGGGGGACAGCGGAGTCGAGTTCGTCGGCCTTGCCGGTGCAGTCAGCCCGTATGTCGTCATGTCGGCCTTTCGCTGCGAAGCACCGGACGGAAGGTGACCCGTCAAGGGTCACTCGGCACCAGGGGTCCGACACGACCCACAGAGCATTCAGTACGCCCGGGAGCTCTGAGTGTTCCTGGGACAGCCTGCTCCCTTGACTCAGGGGGGCCCGGGGAACGCCGTCAGCCGCTCGGCCAGGGCCAGCACCTCCTTGGGGTTCAGCACGCCCTTGAACCACACCAGCCGCTCGTCGAAATCCGAGGGGTCCACGCCTGCCCGCTCCAGATTCAGCCGCTCCGAGACGCAGACGATGACGTCCTTGCGACCCGATTTCCGCAGCAGGTCGAACTTCTTGCGCAGGTACTCCGGGCGCCAGTACCCGACGACCTCGACCAGCACGCTGCGCCCGTCCTCATGGGACAGCCGGAAGTCCGGCAAGATCACGCCCCCCGGCACCGGCACCAGGTCCACCTCCCGCTCCAGGCGCCAGGGCGTCTCCAGCTTCTTGAACCGTCCCGCGAATCCGCTCTCCAGGGCGCTGTCGTGCTCTTGCGGAGGCGGATAGTGGCTCACGTAGTTATCCTCGCTGGTCACCCCGAACTGCCACTCCTCATCCGTAAGGTCCACCCAGGCCAGGTCCCGCCGGGGCTTGAGGGTGGCCGTCAGGTCCCACTTGGTGACGTGCAGGAGGGCAGGCAGAAATTTCGCCATCGCCAGCCCGTAGCGGGTGGTGCTGCCGAATAACGACGTTGGGCCATCCAAAGTCAGGGTGAAGCCAAAGGTGGGATCACCTTCCACGGTGAGCATGAGGCCGAAAAACCGCGTGTACTTCAACAGTTGCTTGTACCGGGCGGGTTCGTTGGGCCGGGCGGTCACGATGACGCTGTAGGCCCGGTAGAGCATCCCCTGGGCCTGGGCGAGGTCGAAGCGCTGGATCAGGGCGAGCGGTTCGGGCGGATCGAAGGCCACCAGGGTCTGCTCGCTCGGCAGATCGGCATACAGAGAAGCGGCCACGTCCTGGGCCGAGAGCTTCACGTCGCCGGACAGAGAGGCCGCCACCTGTTCCAGCACCAGCTCACGCCGCCTGCGGCTAGGCGGATGCGCCTGGGCCAGCTCGAAAACCTTCTCGCGGACGAGGGACGGCTCGACGTGACCCCCGGCCTCGAAAGTGCTCGACCCGTTCACGAGCAGGTGGGCGAGCCCCCGCAGCACCTTGAAGTCGGGCCGCCCGGCCTCCAGCGCCCGCAGCTCCTCGTCGAGGTCCGCCCGGCGTTTGCCCACGTTGGCCTCGAAGGTGCGGATCAAGATCTCGGCGAGTCCGAGGTTCCCCGGCGTGGCCCGCAGGCGTTTGGGCTCGACCACCCCGCCCTTGACGCGGAACATCAGCAGCTCAGTGGGGAGCATTCAGGTCCTCCCAGACCGGGCTCTCCTGCTTTGAACCCGGCTGCCACTGGCCCCGGCGTTGCTGACTAACCCGCTCCTCACTCGTGCCCTCGGTGATGACCTCGTACAGGGTCGCCTGCTTCCCGTCCACCTTCCGCAAGATTCGCCCGAGCCGCTGGATGTACTCACGCTCGGTCGCTGTCCCCGAGAGCACGACGGCCACCGCCGCCTCGGGAACGTCCACCCCCTCATTCAGCACCCGACTGGTCGCCAGGATGCGGTAGGTGCCGTCCCGGAAGCGCCCCAGCAGCTTGTGACGTTCCTTGATGGGTGTCTGGTGCGTGATCACGGGAATCAGAAACTCCCGGCTGATGCGGTAGACCGCCGCGTTGTCGTCCGTAAAGATCAACGTCCGCTCATGCGGGTGGTTCGCCAGAATCTCCTCCAGCACGCGGAGTTTCCCTTCCGTTCCGTAAGCGAGGCTGCGTGCCTCCCGGTGGGCGAGCATGGCGACCCGGCCCTGGGGAGTCCCGCTCGACATGATGAATTGCCGCCAGCCGTCGAGGCTGCCCAGGCGGATGTTCGAGCGTCTCAGGAAGTCGTTCCTCAGCCGGATGCACTCGTCGTACCGCTGCTGCTCGCCCGCGCTGAGGCGCACGCGGATGATGACCTCGCGGTACTCGGACAGGCTCTGCCCCGCGAGGTCTTCGGGCTGGGCCGAGTACACGACCGGGCCGATCAGCCGGTCGAGGTCGGCTTCCCGTCCGTCACTGCGCTTGAGGGTCGCCGAGAGGCCCAGGCGGTAGGGGGCGAGACTCATCTCCGCGATGACCCGGGTGAAGGCGGCGGGGAGGTGATGCACCTCGTCGCAGATCAGGAACGCGAACCGTCCGGCCAGCTCCTCTGCATAGATGGCCGCCGAGTCGTAGGTACTGACCAGCAGGGGCGCGTCGTCCTTGCTGCCGCCTCCCAGCACGCCCACGCTCGCGTCAGGAAAGGCGGCGAGCAGCCCGGCGTACCACTGATGCAGCAGATCGAGGGTGGGCACCGTGATCAGGGCACTGCGGGGGGTGTCTCTCAAGGCCAGTTGCGCAACCAGCGTTTTCCCAGCACCCGTGGGCAGCATCACCACGCCCCGGCGCCCGGCCCGCTTCCACGCGGCAAGGGCTTCTTGCTGGTGGCGGTAGGGCTCAATGTCGCGGGTGTAACTGAGGTCGAGCTTGGAGAAAGCCGCCGCCTCGTCCCGAACCGACACGCCCTCCCGGCCCAGCGTCTCCATCACGTCGCGGTACGCCTGCCCCGGCGCGCGGTAGGACTGGCTACGGGCATCCCAGGTGAAGAAGCCCGACACGGGCCCGGGCACCTCCCACATCACGAGGGTGCCCCGGTCGAGTCTCAGGAGGGGCGGCATGGCCCCCAGGCTAGCGGCCCGGGGGTGGGGCCACCCTGGAGGAGGTGACGTTCGGTGCCCGTGGGACAGGGCCGGGCAGCCTCAGAACGGAATCAGCGGGTGGAACCGCCTCAGCTCGTCCGGCGAGTCGTCCGCCGTCCGGGTCGCCGCGCGTGCCGCCAATACCCGGAATTCCTCCTGGGGGGGCAGGGGCTGGCGCCCACACGCTGACCGTGGCTGCCAAGCACAGTCCCGGCCCCGCCCTCCTGGACCTCGCCGGGGTCATCACGAGGCCCGGGTTCCAGGTCGAAGCGGGCCCGCAGGACGCGCCCTGCGGCGCCAGGACGATGACCACGAAGGACGAACGCAGCTCCGGGACCCTGGCGCGCTGCCCGGCGTGAGCAACGCGAGCACGGCAGCCCCCCGGTTCGCCCCTCGAGCTAGGGCGACGCAGACGCAGGGCGAGCCACCCTGGGATCAGGAGACCTCGTGCACCCATCCGGGTGGGGAGTGGAAGGCGACGCTTTGGGGGTGAGCCGGCGCAGTGCCCGCGCCGGGAAGCCCGCCCAGCTCAGGGCCTAGCCGATCAGCAGTTCGTCCA containing:
- a CDS encoding sensor histidine kinase, whose translation is MNTFFANTLVTPLGELRPVMRLVGVCTFVAVTAHAVLALPAKPWRLTPEEVGPWALSLAGFLLVLVWATSRRVDRRGSPWSLGLIVAQTGLALTANHIFNGNSLLSGLLLVVAAQVGLRLALPLALGWVTVQTLGLGAVLLYHWPPLDAWPYTTGYLCFQLFAVGSAQLAVREVRARQRLAQVVAELRETRTLLNEASRNAERLHIARELHDLLGHHLTALNMNLEVTAHLVPDPAARLHLGRAQTVARQLLGDVREAVSSLRGTAQGDFQGEVARLARTTPALAVHLQFSDDFSAPGPLQAHVLLRCVQEVLTNTVRHAHARQVWLTFTRTPDHLDFQASDDGRGTRHLHSGCGLSGMRERLESVGGALRVEGRPGQGLALFVSVPLTLPVSGGAR
- a CDS encoding response regulator, whose protein sequence is MIRVCIVEDQMLVRQGLHSMLSLAGDMVVVAEAEHGEQALHVIPQVQPDVVLLDYRMPRLDGLGVLRALGEAGHLPPTLILTTFDDDELVFAGVQAGARGYLLKDVPLTELLQAIRAVAGGGRWLQPALTERIRRGLEAATPPSEPGSEHRVALTCREHEVLRLIAGGFNNREIGGLLCTTEGTIKSYVSNILSKLGVRDRTRAVLRAVDLDLL
- a CDS encoding phospholipase A2, encoding MLQKRMFGVLLGSLVLASCNQATLPDSLAQTPVQATDVVRSDLAAFKQLQEQVQRGEVPNPVDSEGKAVDLPLLISQIEQDLANPLAEPVEGAFSALAVYSQATYTRLAADDKFTGNLSSYKRTYPRFNWSNDGCSVPHLPEKFRKMIVFHPACVQHDFGYRNARSYPNLMNENHREWVDGQFKQHMRAICSRRNIFLRPGCYADAQAFWLAVRWGGKDSFY
- a CDS encoding DUF790 family protein, translating into MLPTELLMFRVKGGVVEPKRLRATPGNLGLAEILIRTFEANVGKRRADLDEELRALEAGRPDFKVLRGLAHLLVNGSSTFEAGGHVEPSLVREKVFELAQAHPPSRRRRELVLEQVAASLSGDVKLSAQDVAASLYADLPSEQTLVAFDPPEPLALIQRFDLAQAQGMLYRAYSVIVTARPNEPARYKQLLKYTRFFGLMLTVEGDPTFGFTLTLDGPTSLFGSTTRYGLAMAKFLPALLHVTKWDLTATLKPRRDLAWVDLTDEEWQFGVTSEDNYVSHYPPPQEHDSALESGFAGRFKKLETPWRLEREVDLVPVPGGVILPDFRLSHEDGRSVLVEVVGYWRPEYLRKKFDLLRKSGRKDVIVCVSERLNLERAGVDPSDFDERLVWFKGVLNPKEVLALAERLTAFPGPP
- a CDS encoding DEAD/DEAH box helicase family protein, producing the protein MPPLLRLDRGTLVMWEVPGPVSGFFTWDARSQSYRAPGQAYRDVMETLGREGVSVRDEAAAFSKLDLSYTRDIEPYRHQQEALAAWKRAGRRGVVMLPTGAGKTLVAQLALRDTPRSALITVPTLDLLHQWYAGLLAAFPDASVGVLGGGSKDDAPLLVSTYDSAAIYAEELAGRFAFLICDEVHHLPAAFTRVIAEMSLAPYRLGLSATLKRSDGREADLDRLIGPVVYSAQPEDLAGQSLSEYREVIIRVRLSAGEQQRYDECIRLRNDFLRRSNIRLGSLDGWRQFIMSSGTPQGRVAMLAHREARSLAYGTEGKLRVLEEILANHPHERTLIFTDDNAAVYRISREFLIPVITHQTPIKERHKLLGRFRDGTYRILATSRVLNEGVDVPEAAVAVVLSGTATEREYIQRLGRILRKVDGKQATLYEVITEGTSEERVSQQRRGQWQPGSKQESPVWEDLNAPH